One window of the Brevundimonas goettingensis genome contains the following:
- the dusA gene encoding tRNA dihydrouridine(20/20a) synthase DusA, which translates to MMDWTDRHCRAFHRALSGRALLYTEMVTSPAVVHGDRERLLGFDKVEHPVALQLGGSDPAQLAEAAKIGEAFGYDEINLNVGCPSDRVQSGRFGACLMREPELVADCMAAIREAVRVPATVKCRIGVDDQDPATSLFATVDASAAVGITTFIVHARKAWLKGLSPKENRDVPPLDYELVRRLKRERPHLTICINGGIASLEAAEAHLDASDGVQLDGVMLGRAAYHEPALLGQVDRRFFGAETPDVDPFEAIAHYRPYLAARLEEGVHLPAMTRHMLGLMHGRRGARAFRRILTVDSIAKGAGIEVVDRAVEAVREAEKAFEISQFEDRPSDRAA; encoded by the coding sequence ATGATGGACTGGACCGATCGGCACTGCCGGGCGTTCCATCGCGCCCTGTCGGGCCGGGCCCTGCTCTATACGGAGATGGTGACCTCGCCGGCCGTGGTGCACGGCGATCGCGAGCGGCTGCTGGGCTTCGACAAGGTCGAGCATCCGGTGGCCCTGCAGCTGGGCGGATCGGACCCGGCCCAGCTGGCCGAGGCTGCGAAGATCGGCGAGGCCTTTGGATACGACGAGATCAATCTGAACGTCGGCTGCCCGTCGGACCGGGTGCAGTCGGGCCGGTTCGGCGCGTGTCTGATGCGCGAGCCCGAGCTGGTCGCCGACTGTATGGCCGCGATCAGGGAGGCCGTCCGGGTCCCGGCCACCGTCAAATGCCGCATCGGGGTCGACGATCAGGATCCGGCAACGAGCCTGTTCGCCACGGTCGACGCCTCGGCCGCCGTCGGGATCACGACCTTCATCGTCCACGCCCGCAAGGCCTGGCTGAAGGGTCTGTCGCCCAAGGAAAACCGCGACGTGCCGCCGCTGGACTATGAGCTGGTGCGCCGGCTGAAGCGGGAGCGGCCGCATCTGACCATCTGCATCAACGGCGGGATCGCCTCGCTGGAGGCCGCCGAGGCGCATCTGGACGCCTCAGACGGGGTGCAGCTGGATGGCGTCATGCTGGGCCGCGCCGCCTATCACGAGCCGGCCCTGCTGGGTCAGGTCGACCGGCGGTTCTTCGGGGCGGAGACACCCGACGTCGATCCGTTCGAGGCCATCGCTCACTACAGGCCCTATCTGGCCGCGCGGCTGGAGGAGGGCGTGCATCTGCCGGCCATGACGCGGCATATGCTGGGGCTGATGCACGGCCGTCGCGGCGCGCGCGCCTTCCGCCGCATCCTGACGGTCGACTCCATCGCCAAGGGCGCCGGCATCGAGGTCGTCGACCGCGCCGTCGAGGCCGTCCGCGAGGCCGAAAAGGCCTTCGAAATCAGCCAGTTTGAGGATCGTCCCAGCGATAGGGCCGCCTGA